In Mytilus edulis chromosome 4, xbMytEdul2.2, whole genome shotgun sequence, the following proteins share a genomic window:
- the LOC139518949 gene encoding uncharacterized protein: MASSQSFRKCQVPVKCNLCENETIKWKCEDCGLLLCTNCKDRKHSKIINSQNHKIIDIKQIGVHSEDVEFLNIKCTDHFGQLYCRFCTNCDSLVCPICISKIHKGHDLIEISEGFNMKIEKLEGGQSKIQTNIAKLATKKELLEQCKSGENEKYTEVIQNIENHGNALKQVVDKHIDAIKHEVSEYQKTTMHSIDTDLDVILKSMKQVEDKNNEIENFIKATDIAKFFQEVVQLENSLYIPIPRTKSSYNSIPKFVPGEITQSNVGILQNEVGQVTLGVALQIISEYQTELSVVTDIIPCSDRAIWMNCDTDEKLVKVKSEGNNLNIVSSFNINIYGMGILPSNEILLCIEGESTLKQLNSITGELTDTMYNVNPFVCTAVHITSGNKVVVGGNDDELGSRAVFVMNENGDHETVYEHDQQDQPIFTYPQSIASSNNGNIHVADSEVDSERGRVVVLGQGGDIINIYTGHTNINRDIPFTPVRIVTTPRDNVIVVDVSTEVFHILNSTGKLLFHYDTKVMKRIHPYCLAFTPTGQIYIGCSKPFSGKEKESRLYQVTLSGC; the protein is encoded by the coding sequence ATGGCGTCCTCTCAATCATTTAGAAAATGTCAAGTACCAGTAAAATGTAACTTGTgtgaaaatgaaacaataaaatggAAATGTGAAGACTGTGGATTATTATTGTGTACAAACTGTAAGGATAGAAAACATTCAAAAATTATAAACTCTCAAAATCATAAGATAATTGACATTAAGCAAATAGGTGTACATTCTGAGGACGTGGAGTTTTTGAACATCAAATGCACAGATCACTTTGGACAATTGTACTGTCGCTTCTGTACAAACTGTGACAGTCTAGTTTGTCCAATATGCATTTCTAAAATTCACAAAGGACATGATTTAATTGAAATCAGTGAGGGATTCAATATGAAAATAGAGAAGCTAGAGGGAGGACAAAGTAAAATTCAAACCAACATAGCTAAGCTGGCAACAAAGAAAGAACTTTTAGAACAATGTAAGTCTGGAGAAAATGAAAAGTACACCGAGGTTatacaaaacattgaaaatcaTGGGAATGCTTTAAAACAAGTAGTTGACAAACACATAGATGCGATAAAACATGAAGTAAGTGAATATCAAAAAACAACAATGCATTCAATTGACACTGATCTTGATGTCATTTTAAAATCTATGAAACAGGTAGAGGACAAGAACaatgaaatagaaaattttaTTAAGGCAACAGATATTGCTAAGTTCTTTCAGGAAGTTGTCCAACTTGAGAATTCACTATATATACCCATACCAAGAACCAAATCATCATACAATTCCATTCCAAAATTTGTTCCAGGGGAGATCACTCAGTCTAATGTTGGAATCCTACAAAATGAAGTCGGTCAAGTTACATTAGGTGTTGCACTCCAAATTATTTCAGAATATCAGACTGAACTTTCTGTTGTAACAGATATCATTCCATGTTCTGACAGGGCAATTTGGATGAATTGTGATACAGATGAAAAGTTAGTGAAAGTAAAATCTGAAGGAAATAATCTAAACATAGTATCTTCTTTCAACATCAATATCTATGGTATGGGGATACTTCCATCTAATGAAATTCTGCTGTGTATAGAAGGAGAATCAACTCTAAAACAACTCAATAGTATCACTGGTGAATTGACAGACACTATGTATAATGTGAACCCTTTTGTTTGTACTGCCGTCCACATTACCAGTGGTAATAAAGTAGTGGTAGGAGGCAATGATGATGAACTAGGTAGTAGAGCCGTGTTTGTGATGAATGAGAATGGAGACCACGAGACAGTGTATGAACATGATCAACAGGACCAACCTATCTTTACCTATCCACAGAGTATTGCCAGTAGCAATAATGGGAACATACATGTGGCAGATAGTGAAGTGGACAGTGAACGAGGAAGAGTTGTGGTGTTAGGACAAGGAGGTGatataatcaatatatatacaGGGCATACAAATATCAACAGGGATATACCATTCACACCAGTTAGAATAGTGACAACACCCAGAGACAATGTTATTGTAGTGGATGTAAGCACAGAGgtgtttcatattttaaattctaCAGGGAAACTTTTATTTCATTATGATACCAAGGTTATGAAAAGAATCCATCCATACTGCCTTGCCTTTACACCAACAGGGCAAATCTATATAGGATGTTCAAAACCCTTTAGTGGTAAAGAAAAGGAATCAAGGCTTTATCAAGTGACATTATCAGGCtgttaa
- the LOC139518950 gene encoding uncharacterized protein, producing the protein MALYFGHIQFVLLLLSVNTFNAVMAIKEDKYNRFSKVIIPVEFDLSSFSKNLKKAIKSDTKAMVTKTMESREQGMDEITSKHLAKSKEIQNELTVEMNSLSIKEFRKFIKRKISKKVRSTILKNVSDFLEFKNDGTAKLVWLYKYLKDGFGHGKKRRPTSHVETRTVPIKDHKGKEFVTMFPSHDDTSKYALAVQLIITADIPTQVNIYSAYPGVTQTVNITSGVAYVNLPLHITMIPIGRTSTSILIRSDQPISVVCYSAFGEHEPCEYRGYKCSSYAFNVLPVNSLGKSYNPLMYEYHSIHMAIVATAPYTKVWIEPLQTDLKIMDTTIKALTNGTFTLAYLEGLHLETHDYRYLANVQANDSIFVISGNRQTVYDYSSMYTCMLSDNHWGQYFVVPIIAKVTNVFLRITTRSFNTTVNIDDNVRFSQTIVIQSGNALSTHLSSNVHTVISSQPVLITLFCKSKNGFFMTSLSAIDHFSNNYVVAPPTPRYTNLEHYISIIIRSSQASGLRFVGNLLSIRKSEIALNNDTYSSIVMSMRANTVIKVNHITENVLFGVTVYGFGPSEAYGFSAGLRI; encoded by the exons ATGGCACTATATTTTGGACATATACAGTTTGTTTTACTACTATTATCTGTAAATACTTTTAATGCAGTTATGGCAATAAAGGAGGATAAATACAACAGATTTAGCAAAGTGATAATTCCAGTCGAATTTGACTTATCCAGTTTCAGTAAAAATCTGAAAAAAGCAATCAAAAGTGATACAAAAGCTATGGTTACAAAAACCATGGAATCAAGAGAACAAGGGATGGACGAAATAACATCTAAACATTTAGCAAAATCTAAGGAGATACAAAACGAGCTTACAGTTGAAATGAACAGTTTATCTATCAAGGAAtttagaaaatttattaaaaggaaaataagCAAAAAGGTGCGTTCAACTATTCTCAAAAATGTTTCCGACTTTCTGGAGTTCAAAAATGATGGCACTGCAAAACTGGTATGGCTTTACAAATACTTAAAAG ATGGGTTTGGTCATGGTAAAAAACGTAGGCCGACCAGCCATGTGGAAACTAGGACTGTCCCTATCAAAG ACCATAAAGGAAAAGAATTCGTTACAATGTTTCCCTCCCATGATGATACATCAAAATATGCATTAGCTGTGCAGTTGATTATAACAGCAGATATTCCTACACAGGTGAACATATATTCGGCCTATCCTGGTGTAACCCAAACAGTCAACATAACATCAGGCGTTGCCTACGTTAATCTACCATTGCATATAACAATGATTCCTATTGGACGAACATCCACGTCTATTTTGATTCGTTCAGATCAGCCAATTAGTGTTGTGTGCTACAGTGCCTTCGGAGAACATGAACCCTGTGAATATCGTGGTTATAAATGTTCATCCTACGCCTTTAATGTCTTACCTGTTAATAGTTTAGGGAAGTCTTATAACCCTTTAATGTACGAGTATCATAGCATACATATGGCTATAGTCGCAACGGCTCCGTATACAAAAGTTTGGATTGAACCTTTGCAAACTGACTTAAAGATTATGGATACGACTATAAAAGCATTGACAAATGGAACATTTACGTTAGCATATTTAGAAGGTTTACATCTGGAAACACATGATTATCGATACCTAGCCAATGTTCAGGCAAATGATTCCATTTTTGTAATATCGGGAAATAGACAAACTGTATATGATTACAGTTCCATGTATACATGCATGTTATCAGACAACCATTGGGGACAGTATTTTGTAGTGCCAATAATTGCAAAAGTGACAAACGTTTTCCTGCGTATAACTACAAGATCTTTTAATACTACTGTAAATATTGACGATAATGTACGTTTTTCACAAACAATAGTTATTCAATCTGGAAATGCATTATCAACACATTTATCGTCCAATGTACATACTGTAATTTCTTCGCAACCAGTGCTAATAACACTTTTCTGTAAGAGTAAAAACGGATTTTTCATGACATCCTTGTCTGCAATCGACCATTTTTCCAACAATTATGTAGTTGCACCACCAACACCTCGTTATACGAATCTCGAACATTATATTTCGATTATTATACGATCTTCTCAGGCTTCAGGACTTCGATTCGTTGGAAACTTACTGTCAATTCGTAAATCTGAAATTGCTTTAAACAATGACACTTATTCTTCAATTGTCATGAGCATGCGTGCCAATACAGTGATTAAAGTGAACCATATCacagagaatgttttgtttggaGTTACTGTGTACGGCTTTGGACCTTCTGAGGCATATGGGTTTTCGGCGGGTTTAAGAATTTAG
- the LOC139518948 gene encoding protein fem-1 homolog B-like: MSKDITEEAVKSLKAKVYACARDGMAISIFAMLWNSDKTIIHEVLNHVTEENEQKTTPLIIAARNGSEKVVSILLSNFNVDIEQTGTVKFENYTIDKATALWCAAGAGHFGIIKLLIQNGADVNHPTKTNSTPLRAACFDGRLEIVKYLVEHKADISLPNTYRNTCLMIASYKGHIEVVKYLLEKKGNPNTVAHCGATALHFAAECGHVSIVKELINYRAKQIENDHKMTPLLVAAEAGKFEVVDYMVSLPSCTKKDKIDALELLGAFYANDKIEYDLNKAVQYFEEAMHVRYSDPDNIIYKEYCPPVPAYENVKECQTLEDLQKIKGHRNAIHMQALTVKERILGEDNPEVASALIYRGAVYADSARFSRCIELWFHALKLRQKNKSSVSKDLLRFAQVFSQMIHVGEKLAIAVVAQVFEKAVDELVFDSEKLVLDVENVTAKELFQINIHTSLYLLVIALHCDHSEEELEKLKALTYKFVKLNPLLENNYTPLHMAVDSATMVDDFHVEEVVSFPNGLLTELFMQCGACPNVIDCQKNTPLHIIVRHNDPDTLSQCMLSLIKNGAHTDMCNLEKKTPLECSKSDVACSIMRNNSEISLKCIAARCIQKNMVPFKDLVPDFLEEFIAMH; the protein is encoded by the coding sequence ATGTCAAAGGATATAACAGAAGAAGcagtaaaaagtttgaaagcgaAGGTGTATGCTTGTGCAAGAGATGGTATGGCTATCAGTATTTTCGCCATGCTGTGGAATTCAGACAAAACAATTATTCACGAAGTTCTTAATCACGTCACTGAAGAAAACGAACAGAAAACTACACCATTAATTATTGCGGCTAGAAATGGGTCCGAAAAAGTAGTATCTATATTATTGTCAAACTTCAATGTAGATATAGAACAAACAGGCACTGTCAAATTCGAAAATTACACTATCGATAAAGCTACAGCTCTTTGGTGCGCTGCAGGGGCTGGTCATTTTGGAATTATTAAATTACTGATCCAAAACGGTGCCGATGTTAATCACCCAACTAAAACGAATTCAACACCTTTACGAGCTGCATGCTTTGATGGAAGATTAGAGATTGTCAAGTACTTAGTCGAACATAAGGCAGACATCAGTCTCCCAAATACTTACCGTAATACTTGTCTCATGATAGCGTCCTACAAAGGTCACATTGAGGTAGTGAAGTATTTGTTGGAAAAGAAGGGTAATCCAAACACTGTTGCTCATTGTGGTGCAACAGCTTTACACTTTGCTGCTGAATGTGGCCATGTCAGTATTGTGAAAGAACTTATAAACTATAGggcaaaacaaattgaaaatgatCATAAAATGACTCCATTGTTAGTTGCTGCCGAGGCTGGAAAATTTGAGGTTGTTGACTATATGGTTTCTTTACCTAGTTGCActaaaaaagacaaaattgaTGCTTTAGAACTATTAGGAGCTTTTTATGCAAATGACAAAATTGAATATGACCTAAACAAAGCTGTCCAATACTTTGAAGAAGCTATGCATGTGCGATATAGTGATCCAGATAACattatttataaagaatattGTCCACCTGTCCCTGCATATGAGAATGTTAAGGAATGTCAAACTTTAGAAGATTTACAGAAAATCAAAGGACATCGTAATGCAATTCACATGCAGGCTCTAACTGTCAAAGAAAGAATCCTTGGTGAAGACAATCCTGAAGTTGCTAGTGCTTTGATATATCGTGGGGCAGTCTACGCAGATAGTGCTAGGTTTAGTCGATGTATTGAGTTGTGGTTTCATGCATTGAAACTGCGTCAGAAGAATAAGAGTTCTGTTTCGAAAGATTTATTGAGATTTGCTCAAGTGTTCTCTCAAATGATTCATGTTGGAGAAAAATTAGCAATAGCAGTTGTGGCTCAGGTTTTTGAAAAGGCTGTAGATGAACTTGTTTTTGATTCAGAGAAGTTAGTATTAGATGTGGAAAATGTAACAGCAAAAGAATTGTTTCAAATTAATATTCACACATCTTTATATCTTTTAGTTATTGCTCTTCACTGTGATCATTCAGAAGAAGAATTAGAAAAACTCAAGGCCTTGACTTACAAATTTGTCAAACTTAATCCTCTATTAGAAAACAACTATACTCCACTTCATATGGCAGTAGATTCCGCAACCATGGTGGATGACTTTCATGTTGAAGAAGTAGTATCTTTTCCTAATGGACTGTTGACTGAACTTTTTATGCAATGTGGAGCTTGTCCAAATGTCATTGACTGTCAGAAAAACACTCCATTGCATATAATTGTCCGACACAATGATCCTGATACACTAAGCCAGTGTATGCTTAGTCTAATAAAGAATGGTGCTCATACAGATATGTGTAATCTTGAGAAGAAAACACCATTAGAATGCTCAAAATCTGATGTGGCATGTTCAATAATGAGGAACAACAGTGAAATTTCTCTCAAGTGCATTGCTGCAAGGTGTATTCAGAAAAATATGGTTCCGTTCAAGGATTTAGTGCCAgattttttggaagaatttatAGCTATGCATTAA
- the LOC139518951 gene encoding ceroid-lipofuscinosis neuronal protein 6 homolog encodes MESKVRKRGQNQPYVDVEDQDTNFSKEKKPLSHDKFHWDLWLLLAVENWLFDFGRPIFALFVPQKWFPMNYPSVGDYCHMAYNVITPFCLLKLFERSPNKSSTTFNMLCIITFVMGASIHLVGDSINHRLVLLGYELHLSVRENPMMQQMQPPGLVDSFELLYLYDEVIGHLMWYIPFFISFFLYFVGCFTSKLTTPSSTTSWWLLMLVSGLYYWYLVTEGQIFSVYIITFICMLAMVIIKKGKGQIMDVNGRFLFYSFTTTFVLVGVWVLWLWNDPILRHKYPGLLYIPEPWSYYTLYLKTY; translated from the exons ATGGAGTCGAAAGTACGGAAGAGAGGACAAAATCAACCGTATGTAGACGTTGAGGACCAAGACACTAATTTCAG CAAAGAGAAGAAACCACTGTCTCATGACAAGTTCCACTGGGATTTGTGGTTGCTGTTGGCGGTGGAGAATTGGCTGTTTGATTTTGGGCGACCTATATTTGCA TTATTTGTGCCCCAGAAATGGTTTCCAATGAACTACCCTAGTGTTGGGGACTATTGTCATATGGCTTACAATGTTATTACACCATTTTGCCTACTCAAG cttTTTGAAAGAAGCCCAAACAAATCCTCAACAACATTCAATATGTTATGTATCATCACATTTGTTATGGGTGCCAGCATTCATCTAGTAGGAGACTCAATTAATCACAGATTGGTGTTGCTAGGATACGAGCTTCATCTGTCAGTCCGGGAAAATCCCATGATGCAACAGATGCAACCACCTGGACTG GTGGATTCTTTTGAACTTTTATATCTATACGATGAAGTTATAGGCCATTTAATGTG gtatatTCCATTTTTCATCAGCTTCTTCTTATATTTTGTTGGTTGTTTCACTTCCAAATTAACAACTCCATCTTCAACAACATCATGGTGGCTGCTGATGTTAGTCAGTGGATTATATTACTG GTACTTGGTGACGGAGGGACAAATATTCTCCGTATACATCATAACCTTTATATGTATGTTAGCAATGGTAATAATTAAAAAGGGCAAAGGACAGATAATGGATGTCAATGGCCGATTTCTATTCTATTCATTTACAACAACCTTTGTATTAGTAGGGGTATGGGTGCTTTGGTTGTGGAATGATCCTATTCTAAGACATAAGTATCCAGGTTTATTGTACATTCCTGAACCGTGGTCATATTATACTCTGTATTTGAAGACATATTAA